The genome window CCCGTGAGGATGAAAGGATGCTCAAGGACATAGAGACCTTTTACAACACTGTCGTCTCTGAGATGCCTATGAATGTGGCAGATCTTATCTGAGCAGCATCATGGCTAGGGACTACTTTTACTGATAGCTAGTATAGCACAAAAGtccaaacaataattataaaaatggAAAAACTCTGAAACTTTGATATTGCTGTTtcacattaataattataataattaattttgtggttttatgtTGAATATTTATCCTTATTGGTTTATATTGATGGGATTATTATTGgaagcaataaaattattaataTCTCCCAAATTTATCTTGTGAAAACTAAGCCAATGGGTGTTATTGACAAACCTAATGGTATGTCTCTGTGCATTTGTCACCCAGTCAATATCAGTAGCTGTGAGGGTGCATGTGGTAACAATCCATCAGCACCTTCCCTTTGACAAGGCTTTGTTCCATAAACCATTGAGAAGGTGAACTAACCAAGCAGCCTCAGAGCTATTAGCACAGCTTAGGACAATCATGGACGGCTATAAAAGGGCAGCCAGTGCTTCAAGAAATCATTCACTCAATCCAAGACTGATGAGCAAAGCAACTGGTGCTAAAGTCATGGCAACATCATTCTCCATCCAAGATATCCTCTCCAAGAAAGACAAGCGACATGAATCTACctcccccacagccccccaggcCCAAGCATCGCCTGAGAGCAGCCCTGACTCTGGGCCACAAGTGTCTGTTCTGAATGATTCTAGTTTGCAGTTTGGTGAGAGCTCCTCCCGCAAGAGAAACAGAGAGGGTTCAGATGCTTCAGGTTCTGGTTGCAGCTCTGAAGGtattttatgcatgcattcagctagctagagctacaCAGAACACAGTATGCATGTTGCAGCCACTCTTGGTGCTATGGGTCACTCCATTCTCTCCCCTGCAGTGTTCCTTAGTGACTCAGATTCCCCTGGTCCTGTTGACCTGGATGCCCTCGCTGCCCTCGATTGCCGCAGACGGACTAAACGTCCTCGCACGGCCTTCACCTCCTCACAGCTCAAGGGCCTCGAGTACTACTTCCGACACTGCGCCTATCCCGATGGTAATGGACGTGACGTCATCACCAGGGTAACTGGAGTAGAAGATGCTAGAATCCAAGTCTGGTTTCAAAACCGACGTGCACGATACAGGAAGAGAGAGCTACCTCTGAAGAAACCATCTGTGTCTCTAACCCCTCCTCCACAACCTCCCACCCCCAGGCCGCAGCTGAGCCCACCACCTCTCACACCTGGCACACCAGTCTCTTCGATCGACTCTTACTATGCAGCAGTGATGGCGTACTACATGCAAGCTTATCAGAATGGTCATCCCACGTacctgcccctcccccccggCACTCTACCAACTCCACCCCCTCAAACCTCCGCTATGAACGAACAATCTAACTGAACTGGATCCCCGATTAAACGAACACTAATTGATCTTAGAACTTTTTTCTCACTGAACAAATTTGCTTGAACATTACGACTTGATTTGTGCACATCTGATTGTTGACATTTATAACATTATTGAATTGCAAATAattgtatcataattatgttaaataaTTAAGATGCATAAAGGgacagacaacacacacagctatGGTTAGAGCAGCTATGGTTAGAGCAGCTATGGTTAGAGCAGCTATGGTTAGAGCAGCTATGGTTAGAGCAGCTATGGTTAGAGCAGCTATGGTTAGAGCAGCTACGGTTATAGAGCAGCTATGGTTATAGAGGGAAGCTGCTATTGTGTTCAAGAGTCAGTTCATCTCTTACACAGCTTGTCCCAACATATTCTGTGAGGGAATAAAGCAGGAACTATTACAcataggtacatgtagatcataATGAGACTGCACACTGGTGTTGATTGCCCTGACAAGTTGTCTGGCATAACACATTTTgtttggcataattatatcggtTGGACACTAACAAAATTACCCATGCAATGAATGCTGACGTGCAAATGAATGAGGGGCACTGAAGTATACACTTACACTACTGCCAGCTGGAGTACGAGTGTTGAGATccctgaccacacccacactggGGAGGGGTGGAGCCCTCTCATCCAATCAGCACACACCTGTTAGTGGCGGGAAACAAGTATTTGTTAATGTAACGTTGTGGTTAGCGCATGTCAGCCAACCAATAGCTGCAAATGTGACGACTTAGTTAGAACCATTAAGAGCAATTTGGCAATCATGCTCATTAAGGAGCAGCAACATTTGACAGTTTAACTTGTTAACTAGCTAAATAAAAGCAGAAGGGGTCATGGTGATTCAGACTCAACTCTGCAGTATACCAGCCGTATGTATTAACAAGGCACTGGGTGTGTGCactgggtgtgtgggtgtgtgcactgggtgtgtgggtgtgggtgcaCTGGGTGGGTGTGTTA of Halichondria panicea chromosome 9, odHalPani1.1, whole genome shotgun sequence contains these proteins:
- the LOC135341968 gene encoding paired mesoderm homeobox protein 2-like, producing MDGYKRAASASRNHSLNPRLMSKATGAKVMATSFSIQDILSKKDKRHESTSPTAPQAQASPESSPDSGPQVSVLNDSSLQFGESSSRKRNREGSDASGSGCSSEVFLSDSDSPGPVDLDALAALDCRRRTKRPRTAFTSSQLKGLEYYFRHCAYPDGNGRDVITRVTGVEDARIQVWFQNRRARYRKRELPLKKPSVSLTPPPQPPTPRPQLSPPPLTPGTPVSSIDSYYAAVMAYYMQAYQNGHPTYLPLPPGTLPTPPPQTSAMNEQSN